The following coding sequences are from one Thamnophis elegans isolate rThaEle1 chromosome 5, rThaEle1.pri, whole genome shotgun sequence window:
- the SYCP2 gene encoding synaptonemal complex protein 2 — protein MVNWFEKAKEILGKKDSECNEAFTTIFEDFFDVLMIVHDTSSEGKIQTLENFILRICALVADNRISIYIQQEAVRKLNSMLTAMPRDIRKKTISTKEMLQVMNDMGKRILDAGDYDLQVAITEALCRMTSEKQRRELANQWFPMDFVSSAFKQIKDSEFETDCRKFLNQVNGMLGDKRRVFTYPCLSAAIGKHELQMPADENLDECWIDFNVGSKSISFYVAADDEGQQWETVCIPEEDVRTYIIEEKEKEKLLMVHLNNPISVGVQEGETIILHFDSALEITDAVRKVYAATKCQGFTRKNTVSVAKTMVHVVFDESGSQDD, from the exons ATGGTTAATTGGTTTGAAAAGGCCAAAgagattttggggaaaaaagacagtGAATGTAATGAGGCATTTACTACTATCTTTGAAGATTTCTTTGATGTCCTAATG ATAGTACATGATACCAGCAGTGAAG GTaaaattcaaacacttgaaaATTTCATATTGCGAATATGCGCTCTTGTTGCTGATAACAGAATTAGTATTTATATTCAGCAGGAg GCAGTAAGAAAACTGAACTCCATGCTTACTGCTATGCCTCGAGATattagaaagaaaacaatttctaCAAAGGAAATGCTACAAGTCAT GAATGATATGGGAAAAAGAATTTTGGATGCTGGGG ACTATGATCTCCAAGTTGCCATTACTGAAGCATTATGCAGAATGACATcagaaaaacaaagaagagaGCTGGCAAACCAGTGGTTTCCAATGGATTTTGTCAGCAGTGCATTTAAACAAATTAAAGATTCTGAGTTTGAAACA GACTGCAGGAAGTTCCTTAACCAAGTTAATGGCATGCTTGGAGATAAAAGAAG GGTATTTACCTATCCTTGTTTATCAGCTGCTATTGGTAAACATGAG CTACAGATGCCAGCAGATGAAAACCTTGACGAATGTTGGATTGACTTTAACGTTGGTAGTAAAAGTATATCCTTCTATGTTGCTGCAGATGATGAA GGTCAACAGTGGGAAACTGTATGCATACCAGAAGAAGATGTTAGGACATACATAATCGAAG aaaaagaaaaagagaaattgctAATGGTACATCTAAACAACCCAATATCTGTTGGTGTCCAGGAAGGTGAGACAATAATCTTGCATTTCGATTCTGCATTGGAAATTACGGATGCAGTAAGAAAAGTTTATGCTGCAACAAAATGTCAG GGGTTTACAAGGAAGAATACTGTGTCAGTTGCAAAAACAATGGTACATGTAGTTTTTGATGAAAGTGGATCACAG GATGATTAA